A single Oryctolagus cuniculus chromosome 18, mOryCun1.1, whole genome shotgun sequence DNA region contains:
- the LOC127486161 gene encoding LOW QUALITY PROTEIN: vomeronasal type-1 receptor 4 (The sequence of the model RefSeq protein was modified relative to this genomic sequence to represent the inferred CDS: inserted 1 base in 1 codon; deleted 1 base in 1 codon; substituted 1 base at 1 genomic stop codon), which translates to MPSRALTMGIIFVSQTGVGFLGNILLLLCYGFLSCTGRGMKHMDLILHNLIVANCLVLLSRGIPQTMAAFGLKYVMDDFGCKLVFYVHRVARGVSLSTTSLLSGFQAITISLSSPQWMELXVKVLKSVRLSIVLCWTLHLXVNSIAPMYITAMGESNNLTGKKDLGYCSGIIIDRSISLWYSMMFSFTDVLYLVLMIWASGCMLIILYRHKQKVLHIHSKSLSPKCFLETRATHSILILVSTFFCFYALSSFFTFYMSLFDKPSWWLVNTSALMGSSFPCVSPFVLINRDPHVSRLWYTCGTKINEFRKRVIA; encoded by the exons ATGCCATCCAGGGCTCTGACCATGGGAATCATCTTTGTCTCTCAGACAGGAGTCGGATTCCTAGGAAACATCCTGctccttctctgctatggcttcctTTCCTGCACTGGACGAGGGATGAAGCACATGGATTTGATTCTCCATAACCTAATTGTAGCCAACTGCTTGGTTCTGCTCTCGAGAGGCATTCCTCAGACCATGGCAGCTTTTGGGCTGAAATATGTCATGGACGATTTTGGATGCAAACTAGTTTTCTATGTTCACAGAGTGGCCAGAGGGGTGTCTCTGAGTACAACTTCTCTCCTGAGTGGCTTCCAGGCCATCACAATCAGCCTTAGCAGCCCCCAGTGGATGGAGC AGGTCAAAGTCCTCAAATCTGTTCGACTTTCCATCGTCCTCTGCTGGACCCTTCACCTTTAGGTGAATAGTATTGCTCCTATGTATATTACAGCGATGGGGGAAAGCAACAATCTCACAGGGAAAAAAGACTTAGGGTACTGTTCTGGCATAATTATTGACAGAAGTATATCCTTATGGTATTCCATGATGTTTTCCTTCACTGATGTGTTGTATTTGGTGTTAATGATTTGGGCCAGTGGCTGCATGTTGATCATTTTGTACAGACAT AAGCAGAAGGTCCTACACATTCACAGCAAAAGCCTCTCTCCCAAATGCTTCCTGGAGACAAGAGCCACCCACAGCATCCTGATCCTAGTGagcacatttttctgtttttatgcacTGTCTTCCTTCTTTACTTTCTATATGTCCCTCTTTGATAAACCCAGCTGGTGGCTGGTGAATACCTCTGCCCTTATGGGTTCATCTTTCCCCTGTGTTAGCCCTTTTGTGCTCATCAACAGAGACCCCCATGTCTCTAGGCTGTGGTATACCTGCGGCACAAAGATCAATGAGTTTCGTAAACGGGTTATAGCATGA